A window from Rhizosphaericola mali encodes these proteins:
- a CDS encoding FG-GAP repeat domain-containing protein produces MKKGKRYRKALTIKFEMKNKLAFIVAIMVVVLQNSCTNKKENENSGKELTKMYCGACHLAPTPSLLTKSSWEKVLPVMSNFMGLRYSGDSIVALTGERKYEDTATLPQRISIAPEDFKKIAKYILENAPDSFKIDQHKNYEATNVFSVYSPKSAGMPFTTAIAYDSIGKSICIGSATSRALEVYNTQLEKQRSIDVQNMVTSCRIDQNDYQITNIGAFKPEPNSVSGNIMLLDRGKDSHPKIILDSLNRAVDSHIVDLDNDGKNDILVDEFGFLRGNYSWYKNKGDGHYTKKILRPTPGALKSYIEDVNEDGLKDIWTLFGQAKEGISLFINKGNGYFEEKVILQFPSVYGSTNFELIDVNGDGKKDIIYTCGDNNDYSSILKPYHGIYIYLNEGNLKFKLAKFIHMDGCYKAIVRDFNMDGKLDMAAISYFADYERHPEESFIYFEGKGNLEFDPMIIKDLPLGRWVCMDVKDLDGDGDPDILLGNLAADYLGRKDWQQMWMSAPAFIKIINTTK; encoded by the coding sequence ATGAAAAAGGGAAAAAGATACCGAAAAGCGTTGACTATAAAATTTGAAATGAAAAATAAACTAGCATTTATTGTTGCCATTATGGTGGTTGTTTTACAAAATAGTTGTACAAATAAAAAAGAAAACGAAAATTCTGGAAAAGAATTAACCAAAATGTATTGTGGTGCTTGTCATTTAGCGCCTACACCCTCATTATTAACAAAGTCTAGTTGGGAAAAAGTACTTCCTGTAATGTCTAACTTTATGGGACTAAGATACTCCGGAGATAGTATAGTCGCATTGACGGGGGAAAGAAAATATGAAGACACGGCAACTCTTCCTCAGCGTATATCAATCGCTCCTGAAGATTTTAAAAAAATTGCGAAATATATATTGGAAAATGCGCCTGATAGCTTCAAAATTGATCAACATAAAAATTATGAGGCAACAAACGTTTTTAGTGTATACTCTCCAAAGTCTGCAGGTATGCCTTTTACTACGGCAATTGCCTATGATAGTATTGGTAAATCGATTTGTATCGGAAGTGCTACATCACGTGCCTTGGAAGTATATAATACGCAACTAGAAAAACAGCGATCTATAGATGTTCAAAATATGGTGACATCTTGTAGAATTGATCAGAATGATTATCAAATTACAAATATTGGCGCATTTAAACCAGAACCGAATAGCGTTTCTGGAAATATTATGTTATTGGATCGAGGAAAAGATTCACATCCAAAGATAATTTTAGATAGTCTTAATCGTGCAGTAGATAGTCATATAGTTGATCTAGATAACGATGGGAAAAATGATATACTTGTGGATGAATTTGGTTTTTTAAGAGGGAATTATTCTTGGTATAAAAATAAGGGAGATGGACATTATACAAAAAAGATACTAAGACCTACACCTGGTGCATTAAAATCTTATATAGAGGATGTAAATGAGGATGGTTTAAAAGACATTTGGACTTTATTTGGGCAGGCAAAAGAAGGTATTTCACTATTTATCAATAAAGGAAATGGATATTTTGAAGAGAAGGTTATCCTGCAATTTCCGTCCGTTTACGGCTCTACTAATTTTGAGTTAATCGATGTAAATGGTGATGGAAAGAAAGATATTATATATACTTGTGGTGATAACAATGATTATTCCTCTATTTTAAAACCCTATCACGGTATTTATATCTATTTGAATGAAGGAAATTTGAAATTTAAATTGGCTAAATTTATTCATATGGATGGATGCTATAAAGCTATTGTAAGAGATTTTAATATGGATGGTAAATTAGACATGGCAGCAATTTCCTATTTTGCAGATTACGAAAGACATCCTGAAGAATCATTTATATACTTTGAAGGAAAAGGAAATCTCGAATTTGATCCTATGATAATTAAAGATTTACCATTAGGAAGGTGGGTATGTATGGATGTAAAAGATCTAGATGGAGATGGAGATCCTGATATTTTATTAGGTAATTTGGCTGCCGATTATTTGGGACGAAAGGACTGGCAACAAATGTGGATGTCCGCTCCTGCATTTATCAAAATTATCAATACAACAAAATAA
- a CDS encoding RagB/SusD family nutrient uptake outer membrane protein, with protein sequence MKKHNKTYIERNGYNKFGVLLLMMSIFLFSSCEKKLEPSVYSQLSQNNFFNTASDAKAAVTSMYSGMLMGNTYEAGWGGSNNGWLIQSSMETDETICSWGWPGWKRMNDLQFSIDDGVIVGIYTAMMPFISQITIDISKIQDIAMDTKLKNQYIAELRALRAHYSQILYNFYGPVPIRLDPVAAADPTATPIPRPSHDTMVQYIENDYKAAAAVLPNSFTGSDYGRFSKSACLVGLMKLYMKEHRWSDAVTIGEQIKSSGFSLISDYSKNFSYDNKGGNSEIILAIPCNANATRSYNNWLANVLPSAPAYVDPSGMNLQEWGGYKMPWTTYDKFETNDKRLSVLFRRYAVDAAGTLFDAKTGGTINGTYYASFIGAIPKKYGVDPTSTTSYMGTDIVVWRYADVELLLAEALNEVNHAPTADAYSLINDVRTRAGVTNYNSGSLDYTSFKSKIMDERLFELWCEGQRREDMIRWGTFVSYAASQGSAFATANDTLYPLPQKVITETNGIVKQNPGY encoded by the coding sequence ATGAAAAAGCATAATAAGACCTATATTGAACGCAATGGATATAATAAATTTGGAGTTCTTTTATTAATGATGTCCATATTCCTTTTTTCTTCTTGCGAAAAAAAGCTTGAACCTTCGGTTTATAGTCAATTATCACAAAATAATTTTTTCAACACTGCATCTGATGCAAAAGCAGCTGTTACGTCGATGTATAGTGGTATGCTTATGGGAAATACATATGAAGCTGGATGGGGTGGTTCAAATAATGGTTGGCTAATACAATCTAGTATGGAAACGGATGAAACTATATGTTCGTGGGGTTGGCCAGGTTGGAAAAGGATGAATGATTTGCAGTTTTCCATAGATGATGGAGTCATTGTGGGAATCTATACGGCTATGATGCCATTCATATCTCAAATTACTATAGATATTAGCAAAATACAAGACATTGCTATGGATACTAAATTGAAAAATCAGTACATAGCAGAATTAAGAGCGTTAAGAGCACATTATTCACAGATTTTGTATAATTTTTATGGACCTGTACCCATTCGTTTAGATCCGGTAGCTGCTGCGGATCCAACAGCGACTCCAATTCCACGTCCCTCGCATGATACGATGGTGCAATATATTGAAAACGACTATAAAGCTGCAGCCGCAGTATTACCGAATTCTTTCACTGGAAGTGATTATGGCAGATTTTCTAAATCTGCATGTTTAGTTGGTTTGATGAAACTATATATGAAAGAACATAGATGGTCCGATGCCGTTACGATTGGAGAACAGATCAAGAGCTCTGGTTTTAGCTTAATTTCTGACTATTCTAAAAACTTTAGTTATGATAATAAAGGCGGAAATTCTGAAATAATATTAGCCATACCTTGTAACGCAAATGCAACTCGTTCTTATAATAACTGGTTAGCTAATGTCTTGCCGTCAGCTCCTGCTTATGTAGATCCAAGTGGTATGAATCTACAGGAATGGGGTGGTTATAAAATGCCTTGGACTACTTACGACAAGTTTGAAACAAATGACAAACGTCTTAGCGTTTTATTTAGAAGATATGCAGTGGATGCGGCAGGAACATTATTTGATGCAAAGACCGGAGGAACTATAAATGGTACATACTATGCTTCCTTTATTGGTGCTATTCCCAAAAAATATGGTGTTGATCCGACTTCTACTACAAGTTATATGGGTACTGATATCGTAGTTTGGAGATACGCGGATGTTGAACTATTACTGGCGGAAGCATTAAATGAAGTTAATCATGCACCTACAGCGGATGCTTATAGTTTGATAAACGATGTGAGAACTCGTGCCGGGGTTACGAATTATAATTCGGGATCATTAGATTATACAAGTTTTAAATCCAAGATCATGGATGAACGTTTATTTGAATTATGGTGTGAGGGACAACGTAGAGAAGATATGATTAGATGGGGTACTTTCGTAAGTTATGCAGCTAGTCAAGGATCAGCGTTTGCAACAGCTAATGATACATTATATCCCTTACCTCAAAAAGTAATTACTGAGACAAATGGAATAGTAAAACAAAATCCTGGTTATTAA
- a CDS encoding alpha-N-acetylglucosaminidase → MKKILLTSLVVILCFQLNAQDFKAAQDLVIRRVPWLNGKILFKKIDKNADDNDVFTLESKNKKVVIGASSTSAATKGLGYYLKMYCRRSLSHMGDNLSAPSFIPQITKKETIVSNFSTRYALNYCTINYSMPFYTWEQWAHELDYMALNGVNLMLAPVGDEKVWQKVLYKYGYSDQEIAKFLPGPAFTAWWLMGNLSGWGGPVFKQYIDNQYVLEKQILTRMNQLGIEPIVQGFYGMVPDDLRTKHSDWNIVDQGNWAGGFKRPEILLPTDIHFSEMANAYYDAVKELYGNNIHYFGGEPFHEGGITKGIDVVRCAQLIQVSMQKNVPNATWVLQGWQRNPTDELLDKLDKSHVLIQELFGENTENWYIRKGYNNTPFVWCTVTNFGEKQGLYGKLQRFADQVYRAKNSEYAKYMKGVGIMPEGINNNPVVYEFVLDLNWNKNKVEVNDWIPSFVKARYGTDNQNLQKAWTIFTETVYRSFPAKQEGPPECIYCVRPSLEAGSASSWGSRNRNYDTALFAKGVKLFANALKSNGSSETYKTDKVDFMRQMNSDKAEIDYKNMIDAYKSKSIANFKKYATIFLNGILSQDSLLSTNKYFTLNKWLTEAQKMGKKDNQNNFINDNAKMQLTIWGPTTNPNTNLHDYANKEWSGMMKTFYYVRWKMFVDNCLEHLNGQNPKDVDYFSFEKQWTQND, encoded by the coding sequence ATGAAAAAAATATTGCTTACCTCATTAGTCGTTATTCTCTGCTTTCAGCTTAATGCTCAAGATTTTAAGGCGGCTCAAGACTTGGTAATACGTCGCGTTCCATGGTTAAATGGAAAAATTTTATTTAAAAAAATAGACAAAAATGCGGATGATAATGATGTTTTTACCTTAGAAAGCAAAAACAAAAAAGTGGTTATCGGAGCTTCGTCGACTTCCGCTGCGACTAAAGGATTGGGCTATTATTTAAAAATGTATTGCCGTAGAAGTTTGTCACACATGGGTGATAATCTAAGTGCGCCGAGTTTTATACCCCAAATAACAAAGAAAGAAACTATTGTATCAAATTTTAGTACACGTTACGCATTGAATTACTGCACGATTAACTATTCGATGCCTTTTTATACATGGGAACAATGGGCGCATGAGTTGGATTATATGGCACTCAATGGCGTTAACCTCATGTTAGCACCAGTAGGTGATGAAAAAGTCTGGCAAAAAGTGCTGTACAAATATGGGTATAGCGACCAAGAGATTGCGAAGTTCCTTCCTGGTCCAGCCTTTACTGCATGGTGGTTGATGGGAAATTTGAGTGGTTGGGGTGGTCCTGTATTCAAACAATATATTGATAATCAATATGTATTGGAAAAGCAAATTTTGACACGAATGAACCAACTTGGAATCGAGCCAATTGTTCAAGGGTTTTATGGTATGGTGCCAGATGATTTGAGAACTAAACATTCGGACTGGAATATTGTGGATCAAGGTAATTGGGCTGGTGGATTTAAAAGACCAGAAATTTTACTTCCAACAGATATTCATTTTTCTGAAATGGCAAATGCTTACTATGATGCTGTTAAAGAATTATATGGTAATAATATACATTATTTTGGTGGAGAACCTTTTCATGAGGGCGGCATTACAAAAGGAATTGATGTTGTGCGTTGCGCGCAGCTAATCCAAGTGTCTATGCAGAAAAATGTTCCAAATGCTACTTGGGTTTTGCAAGGTTGGCAAAGAAATCCTACGGATGAACTTTTAGATAAATTGGACAAATCTCATGTATTGATTCAAGAGTTATTTGGAGAAAATACCGAGAATTGGTATATCAGAAAGGGGTATAATAATACCCCATTTGTATGGTGCACTGTGACAAATTTTGGAGAAAAGCAAGGCCTGTATGGTAAATTACAACGATTTGCAGATCAAGTATATCGTGCAAAAAATAGCGAATATGCGAAGTATATGAAAGGCGTCGGGATTATGCCTGAAGGGATCAACAATAATCCTGTTGTTTACGAGTTCGTATTGGATCTGAACTGGAACAAAAATAAAGTGGAGGTGAATGATTGGATTCCTTCTTTTGTTAAGGCAAGATATGGTACTGACAATCAAAATTTACAAAAAGCGTGGACCATTTTTACAGAAACTGTATATCGAAGTTTTCCTGCAAAACAAGAAGGTCCCCCAGAATGTATTTATTGCGTCAGGCCATCTTTAGAAGCGGGAAGTGCCTCCTCCTGGGGTTCTAGAAATCGCAATTATGACACTGCACTTTTTGCAAAAGGTGTTAAATTATTTGCAAATGCGCTAAAAAGTAATGGGTCCTCAGAAACCTACAAAACGGATAAAGTCGATTTTATGCGTCAAATGAATTCGGACAAAGCAGAAATTGACTACAAAAATATGATTGATGCTTATAAGTCAAAGAGTATCGCAAATTTTAAGAAATACGCAACCATATTTTTAAATGGTATACTTTCTCAAGATTCACTATTGTCAACAAATAAATATTTCACTTTGAATAAATGGTTAACGGAAGCGCAAAAAATGGGTAAAAAAGATAACCAGAATAATTTTATTAACGATAATGCCAAAATGCAGCTCACAATTTGGGGTCCAACTACTAACCCCAATACAAATCTGCACGATTATGCTAATAAGGAATGGAGTGGAATGATGAAAACTTTCTATTATGTACGTTGGAAGATGTTTGTAGACAATTGCTTGGAGCATTTAAATGGTCAAAATCCAAAAGATGTAGATTATTTTAGTTTTGAAAAACAATGGACTCAAAATGATTAA
- a CDS encoding ligase-associated DNA damage response exonuclease: MGKYDLLNFRSEGIYCPIGKFYIDPWKPVDLAVITHGHADHAKWGMKKYLCHPYTAPILRSRISPDIQIETLDYNQTININGVQLSLHPAGHIIGSAQIRLEYKGKVVVVSGDYKLQNDGITTPFESVKCHEFITESTFGLPIYNWLSVEQQNEQLRQWVFQNQKIGKTSVFIGYSLGKSQRIMKALEGLGNIYVHYSITKLNEAYESVGINLPNWQPVDLRENVKHLDQQIVLLPPALFDSKVIKKIPNASEAICSGWMQVRGARRWRSADAGFAISDHADWQDLLTAVKATEAEKVYVTHGQTAIFTKYLNEIGIHAVELHTEFGNEEESTENQNQEEA, translated from the coding sequence ATGGGTAAATATGATCTTTTAAATTTTCGTTCAGAAGGCATTTATTGTCCTATTGGAAAATTTTACATTGATCCATGGAAACCGGTTGATCTAGCCGTGATTACGCATGGACATGCAGATCATGCCAAATGGGGAATGAAAAAATATCTGTGTCATCCTTATACGGCACCTATTTTGAGGAGTCGTATATCCCCTGATATTCAAATTGAAACGCTTGACTATAATCAAACTATAAACATAAATGGTGTTCAATTGAGTTTGCATCCTGCGGGGCATATTATAGGATCGGCGCAAATCAGACTAGAATACAAAGGAAAAGTAGTCGTAGTTTCTGGCGATTATAAATTGCAAAACGACGGCATCACCACACCGTTTGAATCTGTAAAATGCCATGAGTTTATTACGGAAAGTACCTTTGGATTACCCATTTACAATTGGTTGTCTGTGGAGCAGCAAAATGAACAACTCCGGCAATGGGTTTTTCAAAATCAAAAAATTGGAAAAACTTCTGTTTTTATAGGATATTCTTTGGGTAAATCCCAACGTATCATGAAAGCATTAGAAGGATTGGGAAATATTTATGTGCATTATTCCATCACTAAATTGAACGAAGCGTATGAAAGTGTAGGCATCAATTTACCCAATTGGCAACCAGTCGATTTACGTGAAAATGTGAAGCATCTTGACCAGCAAATTGTACTGTTGCCACCTGCTTTGTTTGACTCAAAAGTGATTAAAAAAATTCCCAATGCTAGCGAAGCCATTTGTTCGGGTTGGATGCAAGTGCGTGGCGCAAGGCGTTGGCGCAGTGCAGACGCGGGTTTCGCCATTTCAGATCATGCCGATTGGCAAGATTTATTAACCGCTGTGAAGGCAACAGAAGCGGAAAAAGTCTATGTGACGCATGGTCAAACAGCGATTTTTACCAAATACCTCAATGAGATCGGCATACATGCAGTGGAGTTGCATACGGAGTTTGGGAATGAGGAAGAAAGTACGGAAAATCAAAATCAGGAGGAAGCATGA
- a CDS encoding NAD(P)/FAD-dependent oxidoreductase: MDLHSGLAFWLVKNKMYDYFHPLDKKHKTEIAIIGSGITGSLVAHELCKAGIKVSVFDKRTISTGSTVASTAQLQYEIDVPLCKMVDIVEESVAVKAYHASLASINDIGKVLKDAKVDADYKNVSSVWLASYKKDLKLLEKEYAIREKYSLPVSYLEEKDLKKQHHIDAPGALKNNEAAQMDAYAAATGLLQHHLAKSELELFTHTRIVKWQEVKNGYELQTENGHTIQCKYVVIAAGFEAGQFLPKEVMQLQSTYALISKPVHEKELWPERSLIWETKEPYFYMRTTADNRMMIGGEDEEFKDPIKRDDLLREKIRKLEKQFHKTYPDIPFETEMAWCGTFSSTKDGLPYIGTWPRKKRMFFALGYGGNGITFSMIAAQVIRNILQGKKDERADVFSFERKRKK; encoded by the coding sequence ATGGATTTACACTCAGGTCTCGCATTCTGGTTGGTAAAAAATAAGATGTATGATTATTTTCATCCACTTGACAAAAAACACAAAACAGAAATTGCCATTATTGGTTCGGGTATTACAGGGTCACTTGTAGCACACGAACTATGCAAAGCCGGTATTAAAGTATCTGTTTTTGACAAAAGAACGATTAGCACGGGAAGTACGGTTGCAAGTACAGCACAGCTCCAATATGAAATAGACGTTCCGTTGTGCAAAATGGTGGATATTGTTGAGGAGTCGGTTGCGGTTAAGGCCTATCATGCAAGTCTTGCGTCCATAAATGATATTGGTAAAGTATTGAAGGATGCAAAGGTAGATGCAGACTATAAAAATGTTTCTAGTGTTTGGTTGGCTTCTTACAAAAAAGATCTTAAACTATTGGAAAAGGAATATGCTATTCGGGAAAAATATAGTTTGCCTGTATCTTATTTGGAAGAAAAAGATCTCAAAAAACAACACCATATTGATGCTCCTGGGGCATTGAAAAATAACGAAGCAGCACAAATGGATGCTTATGCAGCAGCTACGGGATTATTGCAACATCATTTAGCCAAATCAGAACTCGAATTATTTACCCATACTAGGATTGTGAAATGGCAGGAAGTTAAAAATGGGTACGAACTACAAACCGAAAATGGCCATACGATCCAATGCAAATATGTCGTAATTGCTGCCGGATTTGAGGCGGGACAATTTTTACCCAAGGAAGTCATGCAATTACAATCTACGTATGCGCTTATTTCAAAACCCGTACATGAAAAAGAATTATGGCCTGAACGGTCACTTATTTGGGAAACCAAGGAACCGTATTTTTATATGCGTACTACAGCCGACAATCGCATGATGATCGGTGGTGAAGATGAAGAATTTAAAGATCCTATAAAGCGGGATGATTTACTAAGAGAAAAAATCCGAAAGTTGGAAAAACAGTTTCATAAAACGTATCCAGATATTCCTTTCGAAACAGAAATGGCTTGGTGCGGCACTTTTAGTTCTACCAAAGATGGTTTGCCTTATATTGGCACATGGCCTAGGAAAAAGCGCATGTTTTTTGCTTTGGGTTATGGTGGCAATGGCATTACCTTTAGTATGATTGCGGCGCAGGTGATTCGCAATATTTTACAAGGAAAAAAAGATGAGCGCGCCGACGTTTTCTCGTTTGAAAGAAAAAGGAAAAAATAA
- a CDS encoding ATP-dependent DNA ligase: protein MKTFATLIKTLDSTNKTNAKIDAIISFLEEASNADKLWFLALFTGKRPKRMVNSALMKQWAMQEANIPEWLFVESYLSVGDLGETIALILPSAKDFWEFSLSEWMDKITQLKDGTEERKKEFVIHTWHHLDLTERFIFNKLIGGSFRIGVSAKTLINAIAKHFQLEPSAVAHSIMGDWDIKDVDFDSLVLGKYSNTNLSKPYPFCLAYPLEKDLAELGNIDQWQIEYKWDGIRGQFIKRKEENFIWSRGEELVNAQFPELLEDLQKWQGDFVLDGEILACNDGKVLDFSELQKRLNRKTISKKMQEEIPIVVFAYDLLELNGMDLRAFPLSKRRAKLEQLFQQNKSEKFSLSPIISIQTWDKLPDIRANAREINSEGVMLKNVDSPYHVGRKKGDWWKWKIEPMTIDAVLIYAQNGSGRRSSYYTDYTFAVKKEDQLVTIAKAYSGLTDKEIQEVSRFVNKNALEKFGPVRTVKPELVFEIAFEGIGFSNRHKSGVALRFPRILRWRKDKRVNDIDDIETIKEMIH, encoded by the coding sequence ATGAAAACCTTTGCGACATTGATAAAAACGCTAGATAGCACCAATAAAACTAATGCGAAAATAGACGCCATAATTTCTTTTTTGGAAGAAGCGAGCAATGCGGACAAACTTTGGTTTTTGGCTTTGTTTACGGGCAAAAGGCCGAAACGAATGGTGAATTCTGCCTTGATGAAACAATGGGCGATGCAGGAAGCCAACATTCCCGAATGGTTGTTTGTGGAATCGTATTTGTCTGTGGGTGATCTGGGAGAAACGATTGCGCTAATTTTACCGTCAGCAAAGGATTTTTGGGAATTTTCTCTTTCGGAATGGATGGACAAAATTACTCAATTAAAGGATGGAACTGAAGAGAGAAAAAAGGAATTTGTTATTCATACTTGGCATCATTTGGATCTTACGGAGCGTTTTATATTTAATAAATTGATCGGTGGTAGTTTCAGGATTGGCGTCTCTGCAAAGACCTTAATCAATGCTATCGCTAAACATTTTCAACTAGAACCGAGCGCCGTCGCACATTCGATTATGGGCGATTGGGATATAAAAGATGTAGATTTTGATAGTTTGGTTTTAGGAAAGTATTCCAATACAAATTTGTCCAAACCTTATCCATTTTGTTTGGCATATCCTTTGGAAAAGGATTTGGCGGAATTGGGAAATATAGATCAGTGGCAAATAGAATATAAATGGGATGGCATTCGCGGGCAATTCATTAAAAGAAAGGAGGAGAATTTCATTTGGTCTAGAGGTGAAGAATTGGTCAATGCACAGTTTCCCGAACTATTAGAAGATTTGCAAAAATGGCAAGGCGATTTTGTTTTAGATGGGGAAATTTTGGCTTGCAACGATGGGAAAGTTCTAGACTTTAGTGAATTGCAAAAAAGATTGAATCGCAAAACAATCAGCAAAAAAATGCAGGAAGAAATTCCAATTGTTGTGTTTGCTTATGATTTGTTGGAATTAAATGGTATGGATTTAAGAGCATTTCCACTATCCAAAAGAAGGGCAAAGTTGGAACAATTATTTCAGCAAAACAAGTCAGAAAAATTTTCACTTTCCCCAATTATTTCCATTCAAACATGGGACAAATTACCCGATATTCGTGCCAACGCCAGAGAAATTAATAGCGAAGGTGTGATGTTGAAAAATGTAGATTCGCCTTATCATGTGGGTCGAAAAAAAGGAGATTGGTGGAAATGGAAAATAGAACCAATGACGATCGATGCCGTCTTAATCTATGCGCAAAATGGAAGTGGACGTAGAAGTTCCTATTATACGGACTATACTTTTGCTGTAAAAAAAGAGGATCAGTTAGTAACTATTGCAAAAGCCTATTCTGGACTTACGGATAAAGAAATTCAGGAAGTGAGCAGATTTGTCAATAAAAATGCCTTGGAGAAATTTGGTCCCGTGCGTACGGTAAAACCCGAGTTGGTCTTTGAAATAGCATTCGAAGGAATTGGTTTTAGTAATCGGCATAAGTCTGGCGTAGCGCTTCGTTTTCCTAGAATTTTACGTTGGCGAAAAGACAAAAGGGTGAATGATATTGACGATATTGAAACGATAAAAGAAATGATCCATTAA